Proteins from one Sphingomonas sp. HF-S4 genomic window:
- a CDS encoding FadR/GntR family transcriptional regulator: MTSRRLFQDVAEQIVALIEEGAFPPGARLPGERELSERFGVSRVVIREAEIALQASGRLRIKTGSGVYVADQGSAGGEHLPIVSAFELTEARALFESEAAALAAPIISDTDIAVLHDLLEQMSRDNMDDDEVTAVDRAFHLTIASASGNKAIIHVVESLWRLRTELPEVRQTHSSVCHHDSRQRHDEHGAIVDALARRDPQAARLAMRQHFSRLIEAMLDATEQRQIAELKQRSAESRARFMLSAKLT; the protein is encoded by the coding sequence ATGACGAGTCGCCGCCTCTTCCAAGATGTCGCCGAGCAGATCGTTGCGCTGATTGAGGAGGGCGCGTTCCCCCCGGGCGCGCGGCTGCCGGGCGAACGCGAACTTTCCGAGCGCTTCGGCGTCAGTCGCGTGGTGATCCGCGAGGCCGAAATCGCATTGCAGGCGAGCGGGCGGCTGCGGATCAAGACAGGTTCGGGCGTCTATGTGGCGGACCAGGGGTCGGCGGGCGGCGAGCATCTCCCGATCGTGAGCGCGTTCGAACTCACCGAAGCCCGCGCGCTCTTCGAGTCCGAGGCAGCGGCGCTGGCGGCGCCGATCATCTCGGACACCGATATCGCGGTGCTGCACGACCTGCTCGAGCAGATGTCGCGCGACAATATGGATGACGACGAAGTCACCGCGGTCGATCGCGCCTTCCACCTAACCATCGCCTCGGCCTCGGGCAACAAGGCGATCATCCATGTCGTCGAGTCGCTTTGGCGGCTGCGTACCGAACTCCCCGAGGTGCGTCAGACGCACTCATCGGTATGTCATCACGATAGCCGCCAGCGGCATGATGAGCACGGCGCGATCGTCGATGCGCTTGCGCGGCGCGACCCGCAGGCGGCGCGGCTGGCGATGCGCCAGCATTTCAGTAGGCTCATCGAGGCGATGCTCGACGCGACCGAACAGCGCCAGATTGCCGAGCTCAAGCAGCGCTCGGCGGAAAGCCGCGCACGCTTCATGCTCAGCGCAAAGCTGACTTGA
- a CDS encoding TonB-dependent receptor yields MRGETQLRRGSAIRKTMFAGGAALWCLAAATPGMAQTAPAADAEVDDQTVENDAIVVTGVRATIETSNAVKREENAIVDALSSTEIGDLPALSIGEAIQTITGATSHQEKGGATEISLRGLGSFLSATTFNGREASNGSGDRAVNFNQFPSELVNDIKIHKSQQANLVEGGVSGTIELGTLRPLDYGKRSIQVEAKANYNPYQDKITGEGAWGWRGTISYVDQFKLGSLGDFGIALGFQRNEVNNPEETYAASSTWVACNPTINAAGNCTEVTRAQGNAGTPFVLVPNSITFRQITEQDKRDAFMGSVQWQPNDRIDVNLDLQYSNRDYREDRHDLNLSETRYQLRNIVYDDQHRLISMSGLTSIEANGTVLDRNEEYLGGGGNISWKASDRLTLSSDVSYSQTKRNTLQRSTRLRTDPFDIDNVRTPLNNQRISYTYDASGGYAAVIALDPRFDVNNWALYSDDARLRRDLEYKQDKIFAARLDASYEVDGGFLKRFDIGGRYSHRRYENINDLVEITQDVRTVDRDVNRACRRAFPQTGYLEDAPAQSIAQWATFDTLCQFEGYLGTLDPGANEDLRAVDNADVTEKVWAGYAMASYQSSIGNLPIRGNFGVRAVQTDVRSIGLRSGLDVISNSDGSVRLVENGDFDTQVLTNSYFRVLPSVNANFELTSTLIARVAGYRGMSRPAPSDLAAGRTVALDDGTAFSSISDAIREIVADGSPGLKPIMSWNGDISLEWYPNRDTIVAGTFFYKRFGGGFVPVRIDEQFAIDGQDVTVPVTQRQNSNEQSRVLGFDVTLSNRFSWLPKPLDGFGAKVSYSYADVGFKNYDIRLGDVFDPDTGTIAPGVIPPAGLSGSSKHVASAQLYYQNGPVMLSGIYTYRSSYYQDFVGGNTQLRFVRPSDLVNLRASYNLNRNVSLRFEALNVFNNPKVTDMPVYGSSRQYHYYGAKYFIGARVRL; encoded by the coding sequence ATGAGGGGCGAAACCCAGCTGCGGCGTGGATCGGCGATTCGCAAGACGATGTTCGCTGGCGGTGCGGCATTGTGGTGCCTGGCCGCGGCGACCCCGGGCATGGCGCAGACGGCGCCGGCGGCGGACGCCGAGGTGGATGACCAGACCGTGGAGAACGACGCGATCGTCGTTACCGGCGTGCGCGCGACGATCGAAACGTCGAACGCGGTAAAGCGCGAGGAGAACGCCATCGTCGACGCGCTGAGCTCGACCGAGATCGGCGACCTGCCGGCGCTGTCGATTGGCGAAGCGATCCAGACCATCACCGGCGCGACCAGCCATCAGGAAAAGGGCGGCGCCACCGAGATTTCGCTGCGCGGGCTAGGCTCGTTCCTCAGCGCGACGACGTTCAACGGCCGCGAGGCGAGCAACGGCAGCGGCGACCGCGCGGTCAACTTCAACCAGTTCCCCTCGGAGCTGGTCAACGACATCAAGATCCACAAGTCGCAACAGGCCAATCTGGTCGAGGGCGGCGTCTCGGGGACGATCGAGCTCGGCACGCTGCGCCCGCTCGATTACGGCAAGCGCTCGATCCAGGTCGAGGCCAAGGCCAACTACAACCCCTATCAGGACAAGATCACCGGCGAGGGCGCCTGGGGCTGGCGCGGCACGATCTCCTATGTCGACCAGTTCAAGCTCGGCAGCCTCGGCGATTTCGGTATCGCGCTCGGCTTCCAGCGCAACGAGGTCAACAATCCCGAAGAAACCTATGCCGCCAGCTCGACTTGGGTCGCGTGCAACCCCACGATCAATGCCGCCGGCAATTGCACCGAAGTGACGCGCGCGCAGGGAAATGCCGGCACGCCGTTCGTACTGGTGCCCAATTCGATTACCTTCCGCCAGATCACCGAGCAGGACAAGCGCGACGCGTTCATGGGCTCGGTGCAGTGGCAGCCCAACGACCGGATCGACGTCAATCTCGACCTGCAATATTCGAACCGCGATTATCGCGAGGACCGGCACGACCTCAACCTGTCCGAGACACGGTACCAGTTGCGGAACATCGTCTATGACGACCAGCACCGGCTGATCTCGATGTCGGGCCTCACCTCGATCGAGGCCAACGGCACCGTGCTCGACCGCAACGAGGAATATCTGGGCGGCGGCGGCAATATCTCGTGGAAGGCGAGCGACCGGCTGACGTTGTCGAGCGACGTGTCCTATTCGCAGACCAAGCGCAACACGCTCCAGCGGTCGACTCGGCTGCGCACCGATCCGTTCGACATCGACAATGTCCGCACCCCGCTCAACAACCAGCGCATCAGCTACACTTATGATGCGAGCGGCGGCTATGCCGCCGTGATCGCGCTCGATCCGCGCTTCGACGTCAACAACTGGGCGCTCTACAGCGACGATGCGCGGCTGCGGCGCGACCTCGAATACAAGCAGGACAAGATCTTCGCCGCGCGGCTCGATGCGAGCTACGAAGTCGATGGCGGCTTCCTCAAGCGCTTCGATATCGGCGGGCGCTATTCGCACCGACGCTACGAGAACATCAACGATCTGGTCGAGATCACCCAGGACGTGCGGACGGTCGATCGCGACGTTAACCGCGCCTGCCGCCGTGCCTTTCCGCAGACCGGCTATCTCGAGGATGCCCCCGCGCAGTCGATCGCTCAATGGGCAACGTTCGACACGCTGTGCCAGTTCGAGGGCTATCTCGGCACGCTGGATCCTGGCGCGAACGAGGACCTGCGCGCGGTCGACAATGCCGACGTCACCGAGAAGGTCTGGGCCGGCTATGCGATGGCGAGCTATCAGAGCAGCATCGGCAATCTGCCGATCCGCGGCAACTTCGGCGTGCGCGCGGTGCAGACCGACGTCCGTTCGATCGGGCTGCGCTCGGGGCTCGACGTCATCAGCAATTCGGACGGATCGGTCAGGCTGGTCGAGAATGGGGACTTCGACACCCAGGTGCTGACCAACAGCTATTTCCGCGTGCTGCCGAGCGTGAACGCCAATTTTGAACTGACTTCCACGCTGATCGCACGCGTCGCCGGATATCGCGGCATGTCGCGCCCGGCGCCCAGCGATCTCGCAGCGGGGCGGACGGTTGCGCTCGACGACGGCACTGCCTTCTCGTCGATCTCGGACGCGATCCGCGAAATCGTCGCCGATGGCTCGCCTGGTCTAAAGCCGATCATGTCGTGGAACGGCGATATCTCGCTCGAATGGTATCCCAACCGCGACACGATCGTGGCGGGCACCTTTTTCTACAAGCGCTTCGGTGGCGGCTTCGTGCCCGTGCGGATCGACGAGCAATTCGCGATCGACGGCCAGGACGTCACCGTGCCGGTGACGCAGCGCCAGAACAGCAACGAGCAGAGCCGCGTGCTCGGTTTCGACGTCACGCTGTCGAACCGCTTCTCCTGGCTGCCCAAGCCGCTCGACGGGTTCGGCGCGAAGGTCAGCTACAGCTATGCCGATGTCGGCTTCAAAAACTACGACATCCGCCTCGGCGACGTGTTCGATCCCGACACTGGCACGATCGCGCCCGGCGTGATCCCACCCGCCGGGCTGTCCGGGTCGTCGAAGCACGTGGCGTCGGCACAGCTTTATTATCAGAACGGCCCGGTGATGCTGTCGGGCATCTACACCTATCGCTCGAGCTATTATCAGGACTTTGTAGGCGGCAATACGCAGCTGCGCTTCGTGCGCCCATCGGATCTGGTCAATCTGCGCGCGTCGTACAACCTCAACCGCAACGTCTCGCTGCGGTTCGAGGCGCTCAACGTGTTCAACAACCCCAAGGTCACCGACATGCCGGTCTATGGCAGCAGCCGGCAATACCATTATTATGGCGCCAAATACTTTATCGGTGCGCGCGTGCGACTTTGA